In Miscanthus floridulus cultivar M001 chromosome 5, ASM1932011v1, whole genome shotgun sequence, one genomic interval encodes:
- the LOC136451558 gene encoding uncharacterized protein — MGNSLRCCLACVLPCGALDLVRIVHLSGRVDEYGRAVSAGEVLAAHPNHVLSRPCSSPQGVVRRILIVSPDSELERGEIYFLIPAASVPDAKKAAAGGAGTPSRHVRSKSEGSVVAAVTDRQLGLGAESPPEKEAPAAKKKQQHKRAAAQQHRRRMSTGSHAAPWQPHLACIAEDL, encoded by the coding sequence ATGGGCAACAGCCTGCGGTGCTGCCTGGCGTGCGTGCTGCCGTGCGGCGCGCTGGACCTGGTGCGGATCGTGCACCTCAGCGGCCGCGTCGACGAGTACGGCCGCGCCGTGTCGGCCGGGGAGGTGCTGGCGGCGCACCCCAACCACGTGCTCAGCAGGCCCTGCTCGTCGCCGCAGGGGGTGGTGCGCAGGATCCTCATCGTGTCGCCGGACTCGGAGCTGGAGCGCGGGGAGATCTACTTCCTCATCCCGGCCGCGTCCGTGCCCGACGCCAAGAAGGCCGCCGCCGGCGGTGCTGGCACGCCGAGCCGGCACGTGCGCAGCAAGTCGGAAGGCAGCGTCGTCGCTGCCGTGACCGACCGGCAGCTGGGGCTCGGCgccgagtcgccgccggagaaggAGGCGCCCGCCGCCAAGAAGAAGCAACAGCACAAGAGGGCGGCCGCGCAGCAGCATCGGCGGCGCATGAGCACCGGCAGCCACGCCGCGCCGTGGCAGCCGCACCTCGCCTGCATCGCCGAGGACCTCTGA